Proteins from a genomic interval of Rhizobium rhododendri:
- a CDS encoding proline iminopeptidase-family hydrolase — protein sequence MWHEMQPDARYEVEVDGFKVVAYSFGSGSETVFCLNGGPGLACDYLREAHSCLAAKGYRVVTFDQLGTGASDRPDDAALWTIERFVEETETVRQALGLGKVHLLGHSWGGWLAIDYALRYPDNLLSLILEDTVADMPHLIQELDRLRAALGPETVAMMQKHEAQGTYDHPEYQAVLTILSYRHVCRLAEWPAPVRRSLDDWNMAPYLAMQGPNEFLYIGNLKDWNRIPDLGRLTLPVLITVGEHDELTPACALRMKLALPNAELKVFSNASHMPFYENPGDYYPALLDFLTRQKAA from the coding sequence ATGTGGCATGAAATGCAGCCGGACGCCCGCTACGAGGTCGAAGTCGACGGCTTCAAGGTCGTGGCTTACAGCTTCGGCAGCGGCAGTGAAACGGTGTTTTGCCTGAATGGCGGACCGGGGCTTGCCTGCGACTATCTTCGTGAAGCGCACAGCTGCCTTGCCGCAAAGGGCTATAGGGTCGTTACTTTCGACCAGCTGGGGACGGGGGCATCGGATCGGCCGGACGACGCCGCGCTATGGACAATCGAGCGCTTTGTCGAGGAGACAGAGACGGTCCGCCAGGCGCTGGGCCTCGGCAAGGTGCATTTGCTCGGTCACTCCTGGGGCGGCTGGCTCGCCATCGATTATGCATTGCGCTACCCGGACAATCTCCTTAGCCTCATTCTCGAAGACACTGTCGCTGACATGCCGCATCTGATCCAGGAACTGGACCGGTTGCGGGCGGCGCTCGGGCCCGAGACCGTGGCGATGATGCAGAAGCACGAGGCGCAAGGGACCTACGACCATCCCGAATACCAGGCGGTGCTGACCATCCTCAGCTACCGCCATGTCTGCCGGCTTGCCGAATGGCCGGCGCCTGTCCGCCGCTCGCTCGATGACTGGAACATGGCACCCTACTTGGCGATGCAGGGGCCGAACGAGTTCCTCTATATCGGCAATCTCAAGGATTGGAACCGCATCCCGGATCTGGGGCGCCTGACGCTGCCGGTGCTGATCACGGTAGGCGAGCACGACGAACTGACGCCGGCCTGTGCCCTGCGCATGAAGCTGGCCCTGCCGAATGCCGAGCTGAAGGTTTTCTCCAACGCCAGCCACATGCCGTTCTACGAAAATCCTGGCGACTACTACCCGGCGCTTCTCGATTTCCTGACCCGGCAAAAGGCTGCCTGA
- a CDS encoding ABC transporter permease → MHRYKFILTRPLQFVPVLFGISVITFILVRLIPGDPVRNILGTRATPSAIANIRAQYGLDEPMWVQYFYFLRNLANGEMGKSILYKIDVLKLILTRIEPTLALVATSVVLSVLIAVPLAAIAARSNGRAPDHIIRVVSTFGIGFPPFWLGLMLIILFSVDLGWLPVSGYGNTLGDKAAHLLLPSLTIALSLSTVLTRSLRTAMIEGLKSDVATAVRARGMPESTVFWRHVLPNSLLPTINLLAVNIGWLIGGTVVVETVFALPGMGQLLVRAIFSRDYMVVQGVAMVFACATVFINFIADIATVMVDPRVQL, encoded by the coding sequence ATGCATCGCTATAAGTTCATCCTGACCCGGCCGCTGCAGTTCGTGCCCGTGTTGTTCGGCATCAGTGTCATCACCTTCATCCTCGTCCGTCTCATTCCCGGCGATCCAGTGCGCAATATTCTCGGTACCCGCGCGACGCCAAGTGCCATCGCCAATATCCGCGCCCAGTACGGCCTGGATGAGCCGATGTGGGTGCAGTACTTCTATTTCCTGCGCAATCTCGCCAATGGCGAAATGGGCAAATCCATCCTCTACAAGATCGACGTGCTCAAGCTCATCCTCACCCGTATAGAGCCGACGCTGGCACTGGTCGCGACAAGCGTCGTCCTGTCGGTGCTGATTGCCGTGCCGCTGGCAGCGATTGCGGCGCGCAGCAATGGGCGCGCGCCCGACCACATCATTCGCGTCGTCTCGACGTTCGGCATCGGCTTCCCGCCGTTCTGGCTGGGGCTGATGCTAATCATCCTCTTCAGCGTCGATCTCGGTTGGCTGCCGGTCTCCGGCTACGGCAATACGCTCGGCGATAAGGCCGCCCATCTGCTGTTACCGAGCCTGACCATTGCCTTGTCGCTCTCCACCGTTCTCACCCGCAGCCTGCGCACCGCGATGATCGAAGGCCTGAAATCCGACGTCGCAACTGCGGTGCGGGCGAGGGGCATGCCGGAAAGCACCGTCTTCTGGCGCCACGTCCTGCCCAACTCTCTTTTGCCGACCATCAACCTGCTTGCCGTCAACATCGGATGGCTCATCGGCGGGACCGTGGTCGTCGAAACCGTCTTTGCCTTGCCCGGCATGGGGCAACTGCTGGTCCGCGCCATTTTCTCCCGCGACTACATGGTGGTCCAGGGTGTCGCCATGGTCTTTGCCTGCGCCACGGTGTTCATCAACTTCATTGCCGATATCGCGACGGTGATGGTCGATCCGAGGGTGCAGCTATGA
- a CDS encoding ABC transporter permease — protein MSVSLAFSTALGWRRVFGGRLTLAIGAGILLFFVLVAVGAPLIAPYDPVLQAGDVRLQAPTLLHPFGTDNFGRDILSRVIWGTRIDLQIAVIGVLFPFMIGTTVGTIAGFFGGPVDAVFMRLVDIILAFPFLVLMLSIIAILGPGLGSFYIAMALVGWVSYARLIRAQMLVLKSSDYAVAAVSLGFSRPRIMFRHLLPNAIAGSLVFSMSDAVLVLLSGAAVSYLGLGVQPPLAEWGVMVAEGQSFLTTAWWITLFPGLSIVLLAFGFSMLGDALGELFGVQE, from the coding sequence ATGAGTGTGTCATTGGCGTTTTCCACTGCGCTCGGCTGGCGCCGCGTCTTCGGGGGCCGGTTGACCCTGGCCATCGGCGCGGGCATCCTGCTTTTCTTCGTGCTCGTGGCAGTCGGCGCACCGTTGATTGCGCCCTACGACCCGGTCCTCCAGGCCGGCGATGTGCGTCTGCAGGCACCGACGTTGCTGCATCCCTTCGGCACCGACAATTTCGGGCGGGATATCCTGTCCCGCGTCATCTGGGGTACTCGGATCGATCTACAGATTGCGGTGATCGGGGTTCTCTTTCCCTTCATGATCGGCACGACGGTCGGCACTATCGCCGGTTTCTTCGGTGGGCCGGTCGACGCGGTTTTCATGCGGCTCGTCGATATCATCCTTGCCTTCCCTTTTCTGGTGCTGATGCTGTCGATTATCGCCATCCTCGGGCCGGGGCTGGGCAGCTTCTATATCGCCATGGCGCTGGTGGGATGGGTGTCCTATGCGCGGCTCATCCGTGCGCAGATGCTGGTGCTGAAAAGCAGCGACTACGCGGTCGCGGCCGTCAGCCTCGGTTTCAGCCGCCCGCGCATCATGTTCCGGCATCTGCTGCCCAATGCTATCGCCGGATCGCTGGTGTTTTCGATGTCGGATGCAGTGCTGGTTCTCCTCAGCGGCGCCGCAGTCAGCTATCTCGGCCTCGGCGTGCAGCCGCCGCTGGCCGAATGGGGTGTCATGGTGGCCGAGGGACAGAGCTTCCTGACGACGGCCTGGTGGATCACGCTGTTTCCCGGCTTGTCCATCGTCCTCCTGGCTTTCGGTTTCAGCATGCTCGGCGATGCGCTTGGCGAACTCTTCGGAGTACAGGAATGA
- a CDS encoding dipeptide ABC transporter ATP-binding protein, translated as MISPLLSVRDLTVRLHGLGEERTLIDGVSLDVGKAEIVGLVGESGSGKSLFCRSLVRLMPSSRLKIDSGSVMLEGRDLTEISDAEMLKVRGAEIGMIFQNPTSHLDPVMRIGDQIAEGICYHQGASPRDAKAAAIDILGQVGLPDPVRQYDSYAHEFSGGMRQRAMIGVALSCNPKILIADEPTTALDVTIQAQILRLLMDIRDKRGLSIILITHDLGIVAQTCDRIAVLRGGRLLETGSKRQVLSAPRDPYTVSLIASHPSIVEEAPFSVGCVSAAKPVERPLLEVDDLYVRFALGGGLFKAGAKTVTAVSGVSLRIMPGESVGVVGESGSGKSTLAHAILGLTPISSGHVSFEGIDLAQQRRAALDKLRHEAAMVFQDPYNALNPRLRIGDMLAEVLRVQGKTSATDIPARIGELLDLVGLEREFANRRPRSMSGGQCQRAGIARALAVDPKLIIADECVAALDVTIQAQIIELFRDLKRKMNLTLIFIAHDLAIVRNLCDRVVVMYRGEIVEEGLCAEVFARPKHPYTAALIAAIPDIDPDKPLLADIACEQRLTLPPSLERLS; from the coding sequence ATGATCAGTCCCCTTCTCTCTGTCCGGGATCTGACCGTCAGGCTGCATGGCCTCGGCGAGGAGAGGACGCTCATCGATGGTGTCTCGCTCGACGTCGGCAAGGCCGAGATTGTCGGGCTCGTCGGCGAAAGCGGCTCCGGCAAGAGCCTGTTCTGCCGGTCGCTAGTGCGGCTGATGCCGTCGTCGCGCCTGAAGATCGACAGCGGCTCCGTGATGCTTGAGGGGCGCGATCTGACTGAAATCAGCGACGCCGAGATGCTGAAGGTCCGCGGGGCCGAGATCGGCATGATCTTCCAGAACCCGACGAGCCACCTCGACCCCGTCATGCGGATTGGTGATCAGATCGCCGAAGGTATCTGCTATCATCAGGGTGCGAGCCCGCGTGACGCGAAGGCCGCAGCCATCGACATTCTGGGCCAGGTCGGGCTGCCCGACCCGGTCCGCCAGTACGACAGCTATGCCCACGAATTTTCCGGCGGAATGCGGCAGCGCGCAATGATCGGGGTTGCGCTGTCCTGCAATCCCAAGATCCTGATTGCCGACGAGCCGACGACTGCCCTCGATGTCACCATTCAGGCGCAGATCCTGCGGCTACTGATGGACATCCGCGACAAACGCGGCCTTTCGATCATTCTCATCACCCATGACCTCGGCATCGTTGCCCAGACCTGCGACCGGATCGCCGTGCTGCGTGGCGGACGATTGCTCGAGACGGGGTCGAAGCGCCAGGTCCTGTCCGCGCCGCGCGATCCCTATACTGTCAGCCTGATCGCCAGCCATCCTTCTATCGTCGAAGAGGCGCCGTTCTCCGTCGGATGCGTCAGCGCCGCAAAGCCGGTTGAGCGGCCGCTTCTCGAGGTGGACGACCTCTATGTGCGCTTTGCCTTGGGCGGTGGGCTGTTCAAGGCTGGCGCGAAAACTGTCACTGCGGTTTCCGGCGTGAGCCTGCGGATCATGCCCGGCGAAAGTGTCGGGGTGGTCGGCGAATCCGGCAGCGGCAAGAGCACGCTCGCCCACGCCATTCTCGGCCTGACACCGATCTCCTCCGGCCATGTCTCGTTCGAGGGTATCGATCTTGCCCAGCAGAGGCGCGCCGCCCTCGACAAGTTGCGCCATGAGGCGGCGATGGTGTTTCAGGATCCCTACAACGCACTCAATCCCCGGCTGCGCATCGGCGACATGCTTGCCGAAGTGCTGCGCGTGCAGGGCAAGACCTCTGCCACCGATATTCCGGCGCGGATCGGCGAGCTTCTGGACCTTGTCGGCTTGGAGCGTGAGTTTGCCAACCGCCGGCCGCGCAGCATGAGCGGCGGGCAATGCCAGAGGGCGGGGATCGCCCGGGCGCTGGCCGTCGATCCGAAACTGATCATCGCAGACGAATGCGTCGCCGCCCTCGACGTGACGATCCAGGCGCAGATCATCGAACTGTTCCGGGATCTGAAGCGGAAGATGAACCTGACGCTGATCTTCATCGCCCATGACCTCGCCATCGTGCGCAATCTTTGCGACCGGGTCGTCGTCATGTATCGCGGCGAGATCGTCGAGGAGGGGCTCTGCGCAGAGGTTTTCGCCCGGCCGAAGCATCCCTACACCGCAGCCCTGATCGCGGCGATTCCCGATATCGATCCGGACAAGCCCTTGCTTGCCGACATCGCCTGCGAGCAGCGATTGACGCTACCACCTTCACTCGAACGACTGTCATAA
- a CDS encoding ABC transporter substrate-binding protein: MTRKWKTAGLALIVAGLTLSASFAEAAGVLTIGRREDSTTFDPIKTAQNIDNWVFSNVYDVLVRVDKTGTKLEPGLAESWTISEDGLTYVFKIRDAKFSDGSPLTAEDAAYSLLRIRDDKASLWGDSFKVIDTAVATDPRTMTIKLKNPSAPFLSTLALPNASVISKKGMEALGSDGYSEKPIASGAFVVDEWRRGDRVILKKNPYFWQADRVKLDGVEWISVPDDNTRMLNVQAGQLDTAIFVPFSRVAELKKDANLNVDIDPSTREDHLLINHEHGALAKKEVRQALDLAIDKKAIVDAVTFGLGTVANSYIPKGALYYYADNMQRPYDPEKAKQMLAAAGASDLKLNYLVRAGDEVDEQIAVLLQQQLQKAGITATLQKVDASQEWDMIVAGDYDVSVNYWTNDILDPDQKTTFVLGHDSNNNYSTHYKNEKVKALVAAARLELDPVKREQMYVDLQKIAKDDVNWIDLYYSPYINVSRKNIDNFYQNPLGRFFLEDTVKN, translated from the coding sequence ATGACCAGGAAATGGAAGACTGCTGGCCTCGCGCTCATCGTCGCGGGCCTCACCCTCAGCGCCAGCTTTGCAGAAGCGGCCGGCGTTCTGACCATCGGCCGCCGCGAGGACTCGACCACCTTCGACCCGATCAAGACGGCCCAGAATATCGACAACTGGGTGTTCTCCAACGTCTACGACGTTCTTGTCCGCGTCGACAAGACCGGCACGAAACTGGAGCCGGGACTGGCCGAAAGCTGGACGATCTCAGAGGACGGACTGACCTACGTCTTCAAGATCCGCGACGCCAAGTTCTCAGACGGCTCGCCGCTGACGGCTGAAGATGCTGCCTACAGCCTGTTGCGTATCCGCGACGACAAGGCATCGCTCTGGGGCGACTCGTTCAAGGTGATCGACACCGCAGTCGCGACCGACCCCCGCACCATGACGATCAAGCTCAAGAACCCGTCCGCGCCCTTCCTGTCGACGCTGGCTCTGCCCAACGCCTCCGTGATTTCGAAGAAGGGCATGGAGGCGCTCGGATCGGATGGCTACAGCGAGAAGCCAATTGCTTCCGGTGCCTTCGTCGTCGACGAATGGCGTCGCGGCGACCGCGTCATCCTGAAGAAGAACCCGTATTTCTGGCAGGCCGATCGCGTCAAGCTCGATGGCGTGGAATGGATTTCGGTTCCCGACGACAACACCCGCATGCTGAACGTGCAGGCCGGCCAGCTCGATACTGCGATCTTCGTTCCCTTCTCCCGCGTCGCCGAATTGAAGAAGGATGCCAACCTCAACGTCGATATCGACCCGTCCACCCGTGAAGACCACTTGCTGATCAACCACGAGCATGGCGCCCTTGCCAAGAAGGAGGTCCGGCAGGCGCTGGATCTGGCCATCGACAAGAAGGCAATCGTCGATGCTGTGACCTTCGGCCTGGGAACCGTCGCCAATTCGTACATTCCGAAGGGCGCACTCTATTATTACGCCGACAACATGCAGCGCCCTTACGATCCGGAAAAGGCAAAGCAGATGCTGGCTGCTGCGGGAGCCTCGGACCTGAAACTCAATTATCTCGTGCGTGCCGGCGACGAGGTCGACGAGCAGATTGCCGTGCTCTTGCAGCAGCAGTTGCAGAAGGCCGGTATCACCGCGACCCTACAGAAAGTCGATGCCAGCCAGGAGTGGGACATGATCGTTGCCGGCGACTACGATGTGTCGGTCAATTATTGGACAAACGACATCCTTGATCCGGACCAGAAGACGACATTCGTGCTCGGCCACGACTCGAACAACAACTATTCGACCCATTACAAGAATGAGAAGGTGAAGGCGTTGGTGGCTGCCGCTCGCCTGGAACTCGATCCGGTAAAACGTGAGCAGATGTATGTCGATCTCCAGAAGATCGCCAAGGACGATGTCAACTGGATCGACCTTTACTACAGCCCCTACATCAACGTCTCGCGCAAGAATATCGACAACTTCTACCAGAACCCGCTCGGACGCTTCTTCCTGGAAGACACCGTCAAGAACTGA
- a CDS encoding D-amino-acid transaminase: MTRIVYLNGDWLAETDAKVSVFDRGFLFADAIYEVTAVIGGKLIDYQGHSARLQRSLSELDIACPLSETALLSVHRELVSRNGLDEGLIYLQISRGPADRDFAFPAKPEPTIVLFTQAKPVLANPRNETGIAVATVPDWRWERRDIKTVQLLYPSMAKMEAMRRGADDAWLVEDGLVTEASSATAHIVKTDGTLVTRGLSHAILHGITRASIIDLARGAGIAVEERGFSVEEAKQAAEAFVTSATNFATPVVRIDDTTIGDGRPGPICRQLRDLYTASRLSTAI, encoded by the coding sequence TTGACCCGCATTGTTTATCTGAATGGCGACTGGCTTGCTGAAACCGACGCGAAAGTCTCCGTGTTCGACCGCGGCTTTCTGTTCGCCGATGCCATCTACGAAGTGACTGCCGTGATCGGTGGCAAGCTGATCGACTACCAGGGCCACTCCGCCCGCCTGCAGCGCTCGCTGTCCGAACTCGATATCGCCTGCCCGCTGTCCGAGACCGCACTGCTTTCCGTGCATCGGGAACTCGTCAGCCGGAATGGGCTCGACGAGGGGCTGATCTATCTGCAGATCAGCCGCGGTCCTGCCGACCGCGATTTCGCCTTTCCGGCAAAACCGGAGCCGACCATCGTGCTCTTTACCCAGGCAAAACCGGTGCTCGCCAATCCCCGCAACGAGACGGGGATCGCGGTTGCCACCGTTCCGGACTGGCGGTGGGAGCGCCGCGATATCAAGACCGTCCAGCTGCTTTACCCTTCAATGGCAAAGATGGAAGCGATGCGGCGCGGCGCCGACGATGCCTGGCTGGTGGAGGACGGGCTCGTCACCGAGGCCAGCTCTGCAACGGCGCATATCGTCAAGACCGATGGCACGCTGGTAACTCGTGGCCTCTCCCACGCGATCCTGCACGGAATTACCCGGGCAAGCATCATCGACCTTGCGCGTGGCGCGGGCATTGCCGTCGAGGAGCGTGGGTTCAGCGTCGAGGAAGCCAAGCAGGCTGCAGAGGCTTTCGTGACGTCCGCGACCAATTTCGCAACGCCGGTGGTCAGGATCGACGACACGACGATCGGCGATGGCAGGCCCGGCCCGATTTGCCGGCAGCTGCGCGACCTCTACACGGCAAGCCGCCTTTCCACGGCGATCTGA
- a CDS encoding LamB/YcsF family protein yields the protein MATVDLNCDMGESFGAYKIGDDSAMLEVISTANIACGFHAGDPVVMRDTILAAKARGVAIGAHPSFMDLYGFGRRRISGERPEDLEAQIIYQIAAMQGMARALGWPMTHVKTHGSLGNMAADDAELADVCVRAIKAVDPSLVFVTLPYSETMKAAESVGLRVACEVYADRTYDDTGMLTSRQKEGSVIHDLQQSVDQVLSMVRDGLIPTIGGRMLPVEAATICVHGDNPSAVAMARALRASLSAHGIDIAPFAKPAL from the coding sequence ATGGCAACCGTAGACCTCAATTGCGACATGGGCGAAAGTTTCGGCGCCTACAAGATCGGCGACGACAGCGCTATGCTGGAGGTGATTTCGACCGCCAACATTGCCTGCGGCTTTCACGCCGGCGATCCCGTAGTGATGCGCGATACGATCCTTGCCGCCAAGGCGCGGGGCGTGGCCATCGGCGCCCATCCGTCCTTCATGGATCTCTACGGCTTCGGCCGCCGTCGCATCTCGGGCGAACGGCCGGAAGATCTGGAAGCCCAGATCATCTACCAGATCGCCGCGATGCAGGGGATGGCAAGAGCGCTCGGCTGGCCGATGACCCACGTCAAGACCCATGGCTCGCTCGGCAACATGGCGGCGGACGATGCGGAGCTTGCGGACGTCTGCGTTCGCGCCATCAAGGCCGTCGACCCGTCTCTGGTGTTCGTCACCCTCCCCTATTCCGAGACGATGAAGGCGGCGGAATCCGTCGGCCTGCGGGTTGCCTGCGAGGTCTACGCGGACCGGACCTACGACGATACCGGCATGCTGACATCGCGGCAGAAGGAGGGCTCGGTCATCCACGACCTGCAACAGAGCGTCGACCAGGTCCTGTCTATGGTCCGGGATGGATTGATCCCCACCATCGGCGGCAGGATGCTGCCGGTCGAGGCTGCAACGATCTGCGTCCATGGCGACAATCCCAGCGCCGTCGCCATGGCCCGTGCCCTGCGTGCATCGCTTTCGGCACACGGCATCGATATCGCCCCTTTCGCAAAACCCGCTCTTTGA
- the pxpB gene encoding 5-oxoprolinase subunit PxpB: MVKTFPRILACGDSALSVELADTINEAVSERVIALAASMADSPVDGVEELVPTYRSLMVVYDPAVVRGRSLALTLQQRLDALEVGSVHPQRFDVPVVYGGAVGLDLQELAGMKGMTVSQLIELHSSVEYRVYMIGFAPGFAYLGGLPEILHTPRLPTPRQRIEAGAIGIGGKQASINSVPGPSGWRFIGRTLLRLFDPSRATPFLLGAGDRVRFRPVSEDEASQFERTSAAGEGATS; this comes from the coding sequence ATGGTGAAGACGTTTCCCCGCATTCTTGCTTGCGGCGATAGCGCCTTGTCGGTTGAGCTCGCGGATACCATCAACGAAGCCGTCAGCGAACGGGTGATCGCGCTTGCCGCGAGCATGGCCGACAGCCCGGTGGATGGCGTCGAGGAACTGGTGCCGACCTACCGCTCGCTGATGGTGGTCTACGATCCCGCCGTCGTTCGAGGCCGCAGCCTGGCGCTGACGTTGCAGCAGCGGCTGGATGCGCTGGAAGTTGGCAGCGTCCACCCGCAGCGCTTCGACGTCCCCGTTGTCTATGGCGGCGCGGTGGGACTGGATTTGCAGGAACTTGCCGGCATGAAGGGGATGACGGTGTCCCAGCTTATAGAGCTCCATTCCTCCGTCGAATACCGGGTCTACATGATAGGCTTTGCGCCAGGGTTTGCCTATCTCGGCGGCCTGCCGGAGATTTTGCACACCCCGCGACTGCCCACGCCCCGCCAGAGGATCGAGGCCGGCGCCATCGGTATCGGAGGCAAGCAGGCAAGCATCAATTCCGTTCCCGGGCCGAGCGGCTGGCGCTTTATCGGCCGGACGCTGCTTCGCCTGTTCGACCCCTCCCGCGCCACGCCCTTCCTGCTCGGTGCCGGTGATCGGGTCCGCTTCCGGCCCGTCAGCGAAGACGAGGCATCGCAGTTCGAGCGTACCTCGGCTGCTGGGGAGGGGGCGACGTCATGA
- a CDS encoding biotin-dependent carboxyltransferase family protein produces MSFLEIHGTGPMTTVQDLGRKGLQHAGVSGAGPMDGPSFRIANALVGNPATSAALEFAAVGGRFTVTRPVRFAVTGGDVDVSIDGSKVHPWESHHLLPGITLAIDALRDCVWGYLAISGGIDTVPVLGSRSTHLRTGLGGYEGRRLEIGDRLPLGDAAPLPNLALRQPFRRSGGPIRVICGPQDDYFSNAAVETFLEASFVVSAARDRMAQMLDGPPIAADGGHDIVSDGTSAGSIQVPSSGRLIVLMAERQTTGGYPKIATVASVDLPRLAQAVSGRSIRFARIAQEQAEELLVAERHLLGGILDNLTVKPESSDRSGGRVS; encoded by the coding sequence ATGAGCTTCCTCGAAATCCATGGCACGGGACCGATGACGACCGTCCAGGATCTCGGGCGGAAAGGCCTGCAGCATGCCGGCGTCTCCGGTGCCGGCCCTATGGACGGGCCGTCGTTTCGTATCGCCAATGCCCTTGTCGGCAACCCCGCAACATCGGCTGCGCTCGAGTTTGCTGCCGTCGGCGGTCGTTTTACAGTCACCCGGCCTGTTCGCTTTGCCGTCACCGGTGGCGATGTCGATGTCAGCATCGATGGAAGCAAGGTCCACCCGTGGGAAAGCCATCACCTGTTGCCCGGCATAACGCTCGCCATCGACGCGCTCCGCGACTGCGTCTGGGGATATCTGGCGATCTCGGGCGGCATCGATACTGTTCCGGTTCTCGGATCGCGTTCCACCCATTTGCGCACCGGGCTCGGTGGCTACGAAGGCCGGCGGCTGGAGATTGGCGACCGGTTGCCCCTCGGCGACGCTGCCCCGTTGCCCAACCTTGCCCTTCGGCAGCCCTTTCGGCGCAGTGGCGGCCCGATCCGCGTCATCTGCGGGCCGCAGGACGATTATTTTTCCAATGCTGCAGTGGAGACATTTCTCGAGGCATCGTTCGTGGTGTCGGCCGCGCGGGATCGCATGGCCCAGATGCTCGACGGGCCGCCAATTGCAGCAGACGGCGGGCATGACATCGTTTCGGACGGTACCTCGGCCGGCTCGATCCAGGTGCCGTCGTCCGGCAGGCTGATCGTGCTGATGGCGGAGCGACAGACGACCGGCGGCTATCCGAAGATTGCCACGGTGGCCTCCGTCGACCTGCCTCGCCTGGCGCAGGCGGTCAGCGGCCGGTCCATCCGCTTTGCCCGCATCGCGCAGGAACAGGCCGAGGAATTGCTGGTCGCCGAGAGACATCTTCTAGGCGGCATCCTCGACAACCTCACCGTCAAGCCCGAAAGCAGCGATCGATCAGGAGGCAGAGTGTCATGA
- a CDS encoding GntR family transcriptional regulator, giving the protein MSQPLAQRAYGKIIEMILSGALTPGDALQEAKLGETLDMSRTPVREAIKRIEAEGLAVQDGRFLKVRRLTAAEVEEIFFLRRVLESHCAQQAVALPPAVLEALELRVRRLHDEGPGEEDEQRRVDDDLHRVIAEASRSEMMVSTIADLRRRTCMFDHTHLPDRFLKSCEEHLGILAALRSGDGDRAALLMAEHVTHARDAVLEKLALPPGGTGA; this is encoded by the coding sequence ATGAGCCAGCCGCTTGCCCAACGGGCCTATGGCAAAATCATCGAAATGATCCTGTCCGGCGCGCTGACGCCGGGAGATGCGCTGCAGGAGGCGAAGCTGGGCGAAACGCTCGACATGTCGCGGACGCCGGTGCGGGAAGCGATCAAGCGTATCGAGGCCGAAGGTCTGGCTGTGCAGGATGGTCGCTTCCTCAAGGTGCGAAGGCTGACGGCGGCCGAAGTGGAGGAAATCTTCTTCCTGCGCCGGGTGCTGGAATCCCATTGTGCCCAGCAGGCGGTCGCGTTGCCACCGGCGGTGCTGGAGGCGCTCGAATTGCGGGTCCGCCGCCTGCACGACGAAGGTCCCGGCGAAGAAGACGAGCAGAGACGGGTGGATGACGACCTCCACCGGGTTATCGCCGAGGCCAGCCGCAGCGAGATGATGGTGTCCACAATTGCCGACCTGCGCCGCCGGACCTGCATGTTCGACCACACCCATCTGCCGGACCGCTTCCTGAAAAGCTGCGAGGAGCATCTGGGAATTCTTGCAGCCTTGCGCAGCGGCGATGGCGACCGTGCAGCTCTGCTGATGGCCGAGCATGTCACCCACGCACGCGACGCGGTTCTCGAGAAGCTCGCGCTACCCCCCGGAGGAACCGGCGCATGA